The Vibrio kanaloae genome has a window encoding:
- a CDS encoding flavin reductase family protein, translating into MNLKLDTLAPTQIYHLMTQTVVPRPIAWVLTESSDQEYNLAPFSYFTPVSSNPPLLMLSVGKKPSGEIKDTTRNALETGKLVIHIASSSSAETMTATAATLEHGDSEVTANNIELVEFEGFSLPRVKQCAVAFGCTLYEVKEVGEVPQSLIFSQVEQVYISEDVIDNESDRLKIDALALDPLSRLGGGEYATLANVFSVARPK; encoded by the coding sequence ATGAACCTCAAGCTTGATACTCTCGCTCCTACTCAGATTTATCATCTGATGACACAAACTGTTGTGCCAAGGCCTATTGCATGGGTATTGACGGAATCTTCTGACCAAGAGTACAACCTAGCGCCTTTCTCTTATTTCACGCCTGTTTCCAGCAATCCGCCGCTATTGATGTTGTCGGTTGGGAAGAAGCCATCGGGCGAAATCAAAGATACCACTCGTAACGCCCTAGAAACGGGTAAGCTTGTGATTCACATTGCTTCTTCAAGTTCTGCAGAAACAATGACAGCGACAGCAGCTACCCTTGAACACGGTGATTCTGAAGTAACTGCGAATAATATCGAGCTGGTTGAATTTGAAGGCTTTTCTTTACCAAGAGTTAAGCAGTGCGCCGTGGCTTTTGGTTGTACATTATATGAAGTTAAAGAAGTCGGTGAAGTACCGCAAAGCCTTATATTTTCCCAAGTTGAACAGGTGTATATCTCCGAAGATGTGATTGATAACGAGAGCGATCGCTTGAAGATTGATGCGCTCGCACTTGATCCTTTATCTCGATTGGGTGGCGGTGAATACGCCACGCTAGCCAATGTGTTCTCTGTCGCTCGTCCTAAGTAA
- the cobT gene encoding nicotinate-nucleotide--dimethylbenzimidazole phosphoribosyltransferase: MLNTKYSQFIQHRIDQKTKPLGALGLLEKVAHQLALIQSQGQESAVEHIELNKPSIIIFAGDHGIADEGVSIAPSAVTQQMVLNFLSGGAAINCFCAVNNIDITVIDTGILLPVESESPMLISQRLGTRTNNFANEAAMSLETVERGIELGAQLVSKTILNGSNIIMFGEMGIGNTSSASAILSALANRSAVECVGLGTGINNEQLARKVAVVEQGVARCKGLGLTEVKELTDLKDTKEVLAQVGGYEIVQMVGGFLGAYQNRTPVLVDGFIVSAAAYVATLIEPNCRDYMIFAHRSEESGHKILLELLDAEPLLDLGLRLGEGTGAALAMPIIRAAVEFYNNMASFESAGVTV; encoded by the coding sequence ATGCTAAATACAAAATACTCACAGTTCATCCAACATCGCATTGATCAAAAAACTAAGCCGTTAGGCGCTCTTGGTTTACTGGAAAAGGTTGCTCATCAACTGGCTCTAATTCAAAGTCAGGGTCAAGAGTCTGCGGTTGAACACATCGAATTGAATAAGCCGAGCATCATCATTTTTGCAGGCGATCATGGTATTGCTGATGAAGGCGTGAGTATTGCTCCAAGTGCCGTCACGCAACAGATGGTGTTGAACTTCTTAAGCGGTGGAGCGGCGATCAATTGCTTCTGTGCGGTGAATAACATCGATATCACGGTAATCGACACGGGGATATTGTTGCCAGTCGAATCTGAGAGCCCTATGCTGATCTCCCAGCGTTTGGGTACACGAACCAATAACTTTGCCAACGAAGCCGCAATGAGTTTAGAAACGGTGGAACGAGGCATAGAACTCGGCGCCCAGCTTGTATCTAAAACCATTTTGAACGGTTCGAATATCATCATGTTTGGTGAAATGGGTATCGGCAACACCAGCAGTGCTTCAGCGATTTTAAGTGCGCTAGCAAACCGGAGTGCGGTTGAATGTGTTGGATTAGGTACAGGTATCAACAATGAACAACTTGCGCGAAAAGTGGCTGTGGTTGAGCAAGGTGTTGCGCGTTGCAAAGGTTTAGGGCTTACAGAAGTTAAAGAGCTTACAGATCTTAAAGATACCAAAGAGGTACTAGCACAAGTTGGTGGCTACGAAATCGTTCAAATGGTCGGTGGTTTCCTTGGTGCTTATCAAAATAGAACGCCAGTATTGGTTGATGGTTTTATCGTATCAGCCGCTGCGTATGTCGCGACCTTAATTGAACCGAACTGCCGTGACTATATGATATTTGCCCACCGCTCTGAAGAGTCCGGCCACAAAATCTTATTAGAGTTACTAGACGCTGAACCACTGCTCGATCTTGGATTGAGGCTAGGCGAGGGCACAGGCGCTGCACTAGCTATGCCAATCATCCGAGCGGCTGTGGAGTTTTACAACAATATGGCGAGCTTCGAGAGTGCTGGAGTCACTGTTTAA
- a CDS encoding adenosylcobinamide-GDP ribazoletransferase: protein MSDLPERSLKDRVAYQWELFSLAMGFFSRLPMPKNTPYSEERMNRSGRYFSTVGILLGVLCGGVFVLLDAVLPSGVAIFLMMVFSLMLTGAFHEDGLTDMADGIGGGMTLERRLTIMKDSRIGTYGASALIMALFGKWVLLNELVSMTELFMVIVTSYTFSRAIAASLIYDMPYVSDLDTSKSKPLANKQTKGELVFLLLVGVLPSLWFGLEFALILSVVAYLFRTGFKKWLTARIGGFTGDCLGAAQQLMELLNYLVFITAFYNGFL from the coding sequence ATGAGTGATTTGCCGGAAAGATCTTTGAAAGATCGCGTTGCTTATCAATGGGAACTGTTTTCCTTGGCAATGGGCTTCTTTTCTCGTTTACCTATGCCGAAGAACACGCCCTATTCAGAAGAGCGTATGAATCGTTCTGGTCGTTACTTTTCAACGGTCGGTATCTTACTTGGCGTGTTATGTGGTGGTGTATTTGTGCTGCTTGATGCTGTACTGCCAAGTGGCGTCGCTATATTTTTAATGATGGTTTTTAGCCTGATGTTAACCGGCGCGTTCCATGAAGATGGTTTAACCGATATGGCGGATGGCATTGGCGGCGGCATGACGTTAGAACGTCGATTGACCATTATGAAAGACAGTCGTATTGGTACATACGGCGCATCTGCTCTCATCATGGCTCTGTTTGGAAAGTGGGTTCTATTGAATGAACTTGTCAGCATGACCGAGCTGTTTATGGTGATCGTCACAAGTTACACCTTTAGCCGAGCGATTGCCGCATCACTGATTTATGACATGCCTTACGTGAGCGATTTAGATACCAGTAAAAGTAAGCCTTTGGCCAACAAACAAACCAAAGGCGAACTTGTCTTCTTATTGCTTGTAGGCGTGCTGCCTAGCCTGTGGTTTGGTCTTGAATTCGCTTTGATTTTATCTGTCGTCGCGTATCTGTTCAGAACAGGTTTCAAAAAGTGGTTAACGGCTCGAATTGGCGGCTTTACTGGCGACTGCTTGGGGGCTGCTCAACAGTTAATGGAGTTGCTGAATTACCTTGTATTCATAACTGCATTTTACAATGGCTTTCTATAA
- the cobU gene encoding bifunctional adenosylcobinamide kinase/adenosylcobinamide-phosphate guanylyltransferase, translating to MKNTNQTIQASQRNSHLVLGGARSGKSSYAEQQALSALAACSNRRLHYIATATYLDDEMRERIAHHQQRRGQHWVEHEVPIELATKLQAFNQGDVVLIDCLTLWLNNLIFELGDDATNEQVETVIEALVQSVEQSPAQIIIVSNEVGLGVVPLGKVSRLFVDNAGRMNQALARVVERVTLVTAGLPLILKPSNY from the coding sequence ATGAAAAATACGAATCAAACTATTCAAGCAAGTCAGCGAAACAGCCATTTGGTATTGGGTGGAGCTCGTTCTGGCAAGTCGAGTTATGCAGAGCAACAAGCGTTAAGTGCCCTGGCTGCATGTTCAAATAGGCGTTTGCATTACATTGCAACAGCCACTTACCTTGACGATGAAATGCGAGAACGAATAGCGCACCATCAACAACGTCGAGGTCAGCATTGGGTTGAACATGAGGTACCGATTGAATTAGCCACTAAACTGCAGGCATTTAATCAAGGTGATGTGGTGCTGATTGATTGCTTAACACTATGGCTTAACAACCTCATCTTTGAATTGGGCGATGATGCAACCAATGAACAAGTAGAGACTGTGATTGAGGCTTTAGTGCAAAGCGTCGAGCAAAGTCCGGCGCAAATTATCATCGTGTCTAACGAAGTTGGACTTGGTGTAGTTCCGCTAGGAAAAGTGTCGCGCTTGTTTGTTGATAATGCGGGGCGAATGAACCAAGCATTAGCTCGGGTTGTCGAACGAGTCACACTGGTCACCGCAGGGTTGCCATTGATCTTGAAACCGTCGAATTATTAG
- the cobC gene encoding alpha-ribazole phosphatase family protein — translation MDNGTTKNIYLLRHGKVEGKTALNGVSDVLVNPNLQQQICEALVQHDVSFDGVVTSPLRRCSDLANLYAQRMSVPLLTTSGFQEMNFGEVDGVPFDELEDKWGMLETFWQDPANHRLTGAESLQSFHDRVTQAWAQLFSDPSDNLLLVTHGGVIRVLLAHCLDINWKNPSLYSKLSIENASITHIQVTQFAQSFICVKAIGLPVL, via the coding sequence ATGGACAATGGAACAACCAAAAATATCTACTTGCTGAGGCATGGAAAGGTAGAAGGTAAAACGGCTCTGAACGGTGTATCTGACGTATTGGTTAACCCAAACCTTCAACAGCAGATTTGTGAAGCCTTGGTGCAGCACGATGTCTCTTTTGATGGTGTGGTTACCTCGCCATTAAGACGATGCAGTGATCTAGCAAACCTGTATGCACAGCGCATGTCTGTACCTCTGTTGACGACATCAGGCTTTCAAGAAATGAACTTCGGTGAAGTTGATGGTGTCCCATTTGATGAGCTTGAAGACAAGTGGGGAATGTTAGAAACCTTTTGGCAAGACCCTGCTAATCATCGATTAACAGGCGCAGAAAGCTTACAGAGCTTCCACGACAGAGTAACTCAAGCTTGGGCGCAACTTTTTAGCGATCCAAGTGATAATTTATTATTGGTTACTCATGGTGGTGTGATTCGAGTACTGCTCGCGCACTGCCTTGATATTAATTGGAAAAATCCAAGTTTGTACTCGAAATTATCGATCGAGAATGCCTCAATTACCCATATTCAAGTCACTCAGTTTGCACAGAGCTTTATCTGCGTCAAAGCGATAGGGCTGCCTGTTCTGTAA
- a CDS encoding M3 family oligoendopeptidase translates to MTTPSWDLSIAYRDLDDAKIEQDIELIQQCIELLYQHVEIRHVILAMQNAIQTSEAAGTLLSTINTFANCHASVDATHTEAKALLGRVAKLNSEMSQAFSPYEDTLIHAEPEFIDAVLEHESMDVAGQRFAIESSRKLSSSRLSVAEEQLLAAMKVDGRDAWGRLYDNLTGSLKLSLKVQGEEEALGFSQVVSLLYGSEFDKQEPAWRAVQGAMKTHQESFASILNALAGWRLTENKKRSKISDVHFLDPSLHGSRIVPETLDTMMSVAKANRNVGQKAGLLMARVHGLDEMKPWNHLAAMPPLGDAESKVYPFDEAIEVIKTAFDQVNPEMAEFVGLMVENGWIDAAPAANKRLGAYCTKFAATRTPLVFMTWGGSRSNLMTLAHELGHAFHNWVMKDMPLCQTRYPMTLAETASIFAENIVRDHLLQQAQTRNEKLEMLWEELSSSLALMVNIPVRFEFEKAFYEQREKGELTAQQLCDLMETTWKEWYGDAMTEADPYFWASKLHFSISQVSFYNYPYLFGYLFSKGVYAQRDAKGEQFYGDYVSLLRDTGSMMAEEVVQKHLGMDLTQADFWQQSIDMVKVQIDEFERLLDQED, encoded by the coding sequence ATGACCACACCAAGTTGGGATCTCAGTATTGCTTATCGCGATCTAGATGATGCAAAAATCGAACAGGATATTGAACTCATTCAACAGTGTATTGAGCTGTTGTATCAGCATGTTGAAATTCGCCATGTCATTCTAGCGATGCAAAACGCCATTCAGACTTCAGAAGCGGCTGGCACGTTACTGAGCACCATCAATACTTTTGCCAACTGCCACGCATCGGTAGATGCAACACATACAGAAGCCAAAGCATTGCTTGGCCGTGTCGCGAAGTTGAACTCTGAAATGTCTCAAGCGTTTAGCCCGTATGAAGACACATTGATTCACGCTGAACCAGAATTTATTGATGCCGTTCTAGAGCATGAAAGTATGGATGTAGCTGGCCAACGTTTTGCGATTGAAAGTTCACGAAAATTATCGAGCAGCAGACTTAGTGTGGCTGAAGAGCAGCTATTAGCAGCAATGAAGGTTGATGGCCGTGACGCGTGGGGGCGTTTATACGACAACCTAACGGGTTCTTTGAAGTTGTCTTTAAAGGTTCAAGGTGAAGAAGAAGCTCTCGGTTTCTCCCAAGTGGTTAGCTTACTGTATGGCAGTGAATTCGACAAACAAGAACCGGCATGGCGCGCGGTTCAAGGCGCAATGAAAACGCATCAAGAGTCTTTTGCTTCGATTCTCAATGCATTGGCGGGTTGGCGACTGACGGAAAACAAAAAGCGCTCGAAGATTAGCGACGTACATTTCCTTGATCCAAGCCTACACGGCAGCCGCATTGTGCCAGAAACATTAGACACCATGATGTCGGTGGCAAAAGCTAATCGTAACGTTGGACAGAAAGCCGGCCTGTTAATGGCAAGAGTTCACGGTCTCGATGAAATGAAGCCTTGGAATCATTTAGCAGCAATGCCACCACTTGGCGACGCTGAATCTAAGGTTTACCCATTTGATGAAGCGATCGAAGTGATCAAAACTGCTTTTGATCAAGTCAATCCAGAGATGGCTGAGTTTGTGGGTTTGATGGTTGAGAATGGTTGGATTGATGCAGCACCTGCTGCCAACAAGCGTTTAGGGGCTTACTGCACTAAATTTGCTGCTACACGTACGCCGCTCGTTTTCATGACTTGGGGTGGTAGCCGCTCAAACCTAATGACCTTAGCGCATGAACTCGGCCATGCTTTTCACAATTGGGTGATGAAAGATATGCCATTATGTCAGACACGCTACCCCATGACGCTGGCAGAAACTGCTTCTATCTTTGCTGAGAACATCGTTCGTGACCACTTGTTACAACAAGCACAAACACGCAATGAAAAACTTGAAATGCTGTGGGAAGAGCTTTCTTCTTCTTTGGCATTAATGGTGAACATTCCCGTTCGTTTTGAGTTTGAGAAAGCCTTCTACGAGCAGCGTGAAAAAGGCGAGCTCACGGCTCAGCAGCTGTGTGACTTGATGGAAACAACTTGGAAAGAGTGGTACGGCGATGCAATGACAGAAGCCGACCCTTATTTCTGGGCGAGCAAACTGCACTTCAGCATTTCTCAAGTGAGCTTCTACAACTACCCATACCTATTCGGGTACTTGTTCAGCAAAGGTGTGTACGCGCAGCGAGATGCGAAAGGTGAGCAATTCTACGGCGATTACGTGTCGTTGCTTCGTGATACGGGCAGCATGATGGCGGAAGAAGTCGTTCAAAAGCACTTAGGAATGGACCTGACTCAAGCTGACTTTTGGCAACAAAGCATCGACATGGTCAAAGTCCAAATCGATGAATTTGAAAGATTGCTCGATCAGGAAGATTAA
- a CDS encoding succinylglutamate desuccinylase, translated as MTKTLFRQSFLFDSLDLEQEVVAGQTVLSNGVQIKLHQRGVLEVIPAEYNSETKNIIFSTGVHGDETSPMELIDKLIEDIETGFQVVTARCLFIIAHPEATNAHTRFLDVNMNRLFDEKQHESNREVDIAKNLKYLVTEFYKETVPATRWHLDLHCAIRLSKHYSFAVSPKVRHEVRSKALFDFINSAHVEAVLLSNAPTSTFSWYSAENFEAQALTMELGQVARIGENQLDRLTAFDLAMRNLIAEIEPEHLPKKTITYRVSRTIVRLHDDFDFMFSDDVENFTAFKHGEVFGHDGDKPLMAKNENEAVVFPNRNVAIGQRAALMVCEVETRFDHGQLVYD; from the coding sequence ATGACGAAGACCCTCTTTCGCCAATCATTTCTTTTTGACAGCCTAGATCTTGAGCAAGAAGTGGTTGCAGGACAGACCGTACTTAGTAACGGTGTTCAAATTAAGCTTCATCAACGCGGTGTATTGGAAGTGATTCCCGCAGAGTATAATTCTGAAACCAAGAACATCATCTTTTCAACAGGTGTTCACGGCGACGAAACTTCACCAATGGAGCTGATTGATAAGCTCATTGAGGACATTGAAACAGGCTTCCAAGTCGTGACAGCAAGATGTTTATTCATCATTGCTCACCCAGAAGCAACCAACGCGCATACTCGTTTTCTTGATGTGAATATGAACCGTCTGTTTGATGAAAAACAGCACGAAAGCAATCGAGAAGTGGATATCGCGAAGAACCTTAAGTACTTGGTTACTGAGTTTTACAAGGAAACGGTACCTGCCACTCGTTGGCACTTAGATTTGCACTGTGCGATCCGTTTGTCTAAGCATTACTCTTTCGCCGTAAGCCCTAAGGTTCGCCACGAAGTTCGCAGTAAAGCTTTGTTCGATTTCATCAACAGCGCTCACGTTGAAGCTGTGCTGCTATCGAATGCGCCAACCAGCACCTTCAGTTGGTACAGCGCTGAAAACTTCGAAGCCCAAGCACTGACAATGGAGCTAGGGCAGGTAGCAAGAATTGGTGAGAACCAGCTTGATAGGTTAACGGCTTTCGATTTGGCAATGCGCAATCTGATTGCTGAAATAGAACCAGAGCATTTACCAAAGAAAACCATTACATATCGCGTAAGCCGAACCATTGTTCGTTTGCATGATGACTTTGATTTCATGTTCTCTGATGACGTTGAGAACTTTACGGCGTTCAAGCACGGTGAAGTGTTTGGTCATGATGGCGATAAGCCATTGATGGCGAAGAATGAAAACGAAGCGGTGGTATTCCCAAATCGTAACGTTGCTATCGGTCAACGAGCGGCCTTAATGGTGTGCGAAGTTGAAACACGATTCGACCACGGTCAGCTTGTGTACGATTAA
- the btuC gene encoding vitamin B12 ABC transporter permease BtuC: protein MDFQQLLHQKQRKWTRAIYLMAVLLVALSAIYLMVGDLFISPLGTLSTLEQKLLIDLRLPRLLAAIAIGAGLAVSGASLQVLLGNVLAEPGVLGISGGASLAMVIVLFFLPFAPTPELFMIAAVLGSLCFTVILVSMVKTMRLTTAKLLLVGVALGILSGAMVTWAFYFSDDLSLRLLMYWLMGSLGGVTWYQHSLTLVMIPVIIWLCLQGSKLDKLMIGETHAAQLGVNVPRLRWRLIFAVSILVGCAVALGGVISFVGLVVPHLLRLAIGTDNRYLLPLSAVAGAALLVFADICARTLLDSAELPLGVMTTSIGAPIFIWMLIKNHDSN from the coding sequence ATGGATTTCCAACAACTTCTTCACCAAAAACAGCGCAAATGGACCCGAGCCATTTATCTGATGGCAGTACTGCTTGTCGCGCTGAGTGCGATTTACCTGATGGTTGGCGATCTTTTCATTTCCCCTCTGGGCACCTTGTCCACGTTAGAACAAAAACTACTGATTGATTTACGCTTACCTCGATTATTAGCAGCGATTGCGATCGGGGCTGGGTTAGCTGTATCTGGCGCAAGCTTACAAGTCTTATTGGGTAACGTATTAGCAGAGCCAGGTGTGCTCGGCATTTCTGGTGGCGCAAGTTTGGCGATGGTTATCGTACTGTTCTTCTTACCGTTTGCTCCCACACCTGAACTGTTCATGATTGCCGCCGTTTTAGGCTCGCTTTGTTTCACCGTGATACTGGTGAGCATGGTAAAAACGATGCGACTCACCACGGCTAAATTACTGCTGGTGGGTGTCGCATTAGGCATTCTTTCTGGCGCGATGGTTACATGGGCGTTCTATTTTAGTGACGACTTAAGCCTACGCTTACTGATGTATTGGCTGATGGGCAGCTTGGGTGGCGTGACTTGGTATCAACACTCGCTCACGTTAGTGATGATCCCCGTGATTATTTGGTTGTGCCTGCAAGGTAGTAAGCTAGATAAGTTAATGATTGGCGAGACTCATGCTGCACAGTTAGGCGTGAATGTTCCGAGATTACGTTGGCGTCTAATCTTCGCTGTGTCTATTTTAGTCGGCTGCGCGGTGGCATTGGGCGGCGTGATCAGCTTTGTTGGCTTGGTTGTGCCCCACTTGTTGCGTTTAGCAATTGGTACCGACAACCGATACCTTCTTCCTTTGTCTGCCGTTGCTGGCGCTGCATTGTTGGTGTTTGCTGATATTTGCGCGCGTACATTACTCGATTCTGCAGAATTGCCTTTGGGTGTGATGACCACCAGTATCGGTGCGCCTATCTTCATTTGGATGTTAATTAAAAATCATGATTCAAATTAA
- the btuD gene encoding vitamin B12 ABC transporter ATP-binding protein BtuD, translated as MIQIKSLSVGARLLPISFELTQGQVTHVIGPNGSGKSTLLEAISGIGDSYKGDIKLDGQDLSVLSLQDLSLHRAYLCQSARPAFNLEVFQYLALSLPSSSHGLDAEINAALDEISQMLDIADKLHRSIQTLSGGEWQRVRLAGMCLQIWPTLNPYAKLLILDEPAAPLDIAQEALLYKLIERVAEKGIAVIMANHDLNRTLRHADQVLLLDKGVLQASGRAEQVLTPEQLESVFNTEVKSISVDNQTYLLFG; from the coding sequence ATGATTCAAATTAAGAGCCTGAGCGTCGGCGCTCGTTTATTACCAATATCATTTGAGCTCACGCAAGGGCAGGTGACCCACGTTATCGGCCCGAATGGCAGCGGTAAAAGTACCTTACTCGAAGCGATATCTGGTATTGGTGATAGCTATAAAGGCGATATCAAGCTCGATGGGCAAGACTTGTCAGTGTTGTCGCTACAAGATTTATCATTACACCGTGCTTATCTGTGCCAAAGCGCAAGGCCAGCCTTCAACTTGGAAGTGTTCCAATACCTTGCGTTGTCATTGCCAAGTTCATCGCATGGCCTTGATGCTGAAATCAACGCAGCTTTGGACGAAATCAGCCAGATGCTAGACATTGCAGACAAACTTCATCGTTCCATTCAAACCTTGTCTGGTGGTGAATGGCAACGCGTTCGTTTGGCGGGAATGTGCCTACAAATTTGGCCGACGCTTAATCCTTACGCAAAGCTGCTGATCCTCGATGAACCCGCAGCTCCGTTGGATATTGCTCAAGAAGCCTTGTTATACAAGCTCATCGAACGAGTGGCAGAGAAGGGCATCGCCGTTATCATGGCAAATCACGATCTGAACCGCACCTTAAGACACGCCGACCAAGTGTTGCTGCTCGACAAAGGCGTACTTCAAGCATCAGGTCGTGCAGAACAAGTTCTTACGCCTGAACAGCTAGAGTCCGTGTTCAACACTGAAGTCAAAAGTATCTCAGTCGATAATCAAACTTATCTGTTATTTGGTTAA
- a CDS encoding RidA family protein — protein MAIKQAFRNKNLLDMSNAFSWGLKLSEFSEVFFVTGHADCNPDFITQHPKDPVAQTRLILDQMKAFLEEAGFSVNDIVRTDWTFTNEVNSAQFEGIAHVWEEFLGDVEVKPATGTLRYVQRLGMPDMMVEYEMMLAR, from the coding sequence ATGGCCATTAAACAAGCTTTTCGCAATAAGAACCTACTAGATATGAGCAATGCGTTTAGTTGGGGACTGAAACTAAGTGAATTCAGCGAAGTCTTCTTTGTGACAGGGCATGCTGACTGTAACCCGGACTTTATCACTCAACACCCTAAGGATCCTGTTGCTCAAACACGATTAATTTTAGACCAAATGAAGGCATTCTTAGAAGAAGCTGGCTTTAGTGTTAACGACATTGTCAGGACGGATTGGACATTTACCAACGAAGTAAACTCTGCACAATTCGAAGGCATTGCTCATGTTTGGGAAGAGTTTTTAGGTGATGTTGAAGTAAAACCAGCAACAGGCACGTTGCGCTATGTTCAACGTTTAGGGATGCCAGATATGATGGTTGAATATGAGATGATGTTAGCCCGATAA
- a CDS encoding NADP-dependent oxidoreductase, giving the protein MKAVYLEEYGSAQNLTFGDIAKPTITPNQVLIKVQGAGVNPVDWMVREGFLRASGQHEMPLIVGWDAAGQVVEKGNNVSNLKLGEQVYVYAPISEQGAYAEYLAVDSDLVASAPKSLDIVTAAAVPLAATTAWQALVEGCQLKAGQRVLIHNASGGVGSFAVQIAKALGAYVIGTASASNKAYLTALGVDQFIDYQTQRFEDEVDELDAVLVAVGGDGIAERSLEVVRKGGNVVSLLDDIESALPLQLAVNFQRWWVSPNARDLQRIAALIDDGVIKVNIDKVFPVSKAAQAQELSQSKRARGKIVLEVSL; this is encoded by the coding sequence ATGAAAGCCGTGTATTTAGAAGAGTATGGAAGTGCGCAGAACTTAACGTTCGGCGATATAGCTAAACCCACCATCACACCAAATCAAGTGCTGATCAAAGTACAAGGCGCGGGGGTAAACCCTGTCGACTGGATGGTAAGAGAGGGATTCCTACGGGCTAGCGGTCAACATGAAATGCCACTCATTGTTGGCTGGGATGCAGCAGGACAAGTTGTCGAAAAAGGCAACAATGTAAGCAACCTTAAACTTGGGGAGCAGGTCTATGTATATGCGCCCATTTCTGAACAAGGCGCCTACGCCGAATACCTTGCTGTCGATAGTGATTTAGTAGCAAGTGCGCCCAAGTCTCTCGACATCGTGACCGCCGCAGCTGTGCCATTGGCCGCAACAACAGCATGGCAAGCACTTGTTGAAGGTTGCCAACTCAAAGCAGGTCAACGTGTCCTTATTCACAATGCATCCGGAGGTGTTGGTAGCTTTGCAGTTCAAATAGCGAAAGCGCTCGGTGCTTATGTTATCGGAACAGCATCAGCCAGCAACAAAGCCTACTTAACGGCTTTAGGGGTCGATCAATTCATCGATTACCAAACTCAACGCTTTGAAGACGAGGTTGATGAGTTAGATGCTGTGCTCGTCGCTGTTGGGGGTGATGGCATCGCGGAGCGTTCACTCGAAGTGGTACGAAAAGGTGGCAACGTAGTTTCACTATTAGATGACATTGAAAGCGCATTACCACTGCAACTAGCCGTAAATTTTCAACGCTGGTGGGTTTCACCCAATGCCAGAGATCTACAACGTATTGCCGCTTTAATTGATGATGGCGTAATTAAAGTGAACATCGATAAGGTGTTCCCAGTATCTAAAGCCGCTCAAGCACAGGAGTTAAGTCAATCGAAACGTGCTCGTGGCAAAATCGTATTGGAAGTTTCGCTGTAA
- a CDS encoding LysR family transcriptional regulator: MANVDLNLMVIFDAIMQESSITVAAERLSMTQPSVSNAVSRMRHAWKDPLFVKQGRGIRPTPYAVELWKTIGEPLEAIRIATERDEFYPATLKRTFRIATTDWMADLFWLPLKQRIELEAPDVNLHAVPYNVNGEKLLLSADVDMVLDYFEGNSTQVQTQHLFDNHFVCAMRADHPLASEELSLSAFARADHLLLSLSGEAKGGVDMLLGQKGMKRRIAMTVNHCYSIPRLLVNTDMITTIPLPIILESVSKGELVIKKTPFTMPPGPISMSWHVRHQRDQGTLWLREKVLSVLNHGLPKNLLIDPFQ; the protein is encoded by the coding sequence ATGGCGAATGTCGATCTGAATTTAATGGTTATTTTTGATGCAATCATGCAGGAAAGCTCGATTACCGTGGCCGCAGAACGATTGTCGATGACGCAACCGTCGGTATCGAACGCCGTCTCTCGAATGCGCCATGCTTGGAAAGATCCTTTATTCGTGAAACAAGGAAGAGGGATTCGCCCAACCCCTTACGCCGTCGAGTTGTGGAAAACGATTGGTGAGCCGTTAGAGGCAATACGGATTGCAACTGAGCGTGATGAGTTTTATCCTGCGACGTTAAAGCGCACGTTTAGAATCGCAACCACAGATTGGATGGCAGACCTGTTTTGGCTGCCGTTAAAGCAACGAATAGAGCTTGAAGCGCCTGACGTTAATCTTCACGCCGTACCTTACAACGTCAATGGAGAAAAGTTATTACTCAGTGCCGATGTCGATATGGTCTTGGATTATTTCGAAGGCAATTCAACTCAAGTACAAACTCAACATCTGTTTGATAATCACTTTGTGTGCGCAATGCGTGCCGATCACCCGTTGGCAAGTGAAGAGCTATCGCTAAGTGCTTTTGCTCGTGCTGATCATTTGTTGCTCTCGTTATCAGGTGAAGCGAAAGGCGGGGTAGACATGTTACTAGGACAGAAGGGAATGAAACGGCGCATCGCCATGACGGTGAACCACTGTTACTCCATACCTAGGTTGCTAGTCAATACTGACATGATCACGACGATTCCATTACCGATAATATTGGAGAGCGTGAGTAAGGGAGAACTGGTGATTAAGAAAACGCCATTCACCATGCCACCGGGGCCCATTTCGATGTCTTGGCATGTGCGCCATCAACGTGACCAAGGTACGTTATGGTTGCGTGAGAAAGTACTTAGTGTTCTGAATCATGGTTTACCTAAAAATTTACTTATTGATCCGTTTCAATGA